The following proteins are co-located in the Silene latifolia isolate original U9 population chromosome 1, ASM4854445v1, whole genome shotgun sequence genome:
- the LOC141587512 gene encoding uncharacterized protein LOC141587512, producing MMDIDFKTIGMPNNIIGTTINNIVTVMVKENYEDPGEENVDYGDNFVFSHPFNTFEEAFDRCDEVAYGLGFHLVKAKYHMEKSPPYKIVKCDRHGPYNSKAKDPLKPQRKSKTKKFMCPFSLRMIKKGEGVWVVVPKCGVHNHKFGKFLEGHRRRAKFTEEQKELIKQYRQSHVKPGMVRHAFTLGYALIENEGKEGYNWVLRRLESLLEPGVRPTVIVTDHERGLLAALPGVFRTSHHFLCLFHVYTAIEARATNMERNGNFGKALAHGAWKKVVEAKTFDECTMEWNELRKKYCCHPALISYLELTWWHKIHMFGKCFTNLVLHFGNTTTSRVESAHAQLKMWLGSAELTLDSIWKRADVMLHGQHIEIRKTLEDSISKTVVTNMYYGNIFSMLSGRVSATAIEAMLVEYNRGTDLGYYLEENCGCTLWTTHKLLCACRLHTVFHEGKRIHPDDLHVFWSRLAYTDSGHRRFAIMM from the exons ATGATGGATATCGATTTCAAAACGATTGGAATGCCGAACAACATTATCGGTACGACGATCAACAATATAGTTACGGTAATGGTGAAG GAAAATTATGAAGATCCCGGTGAAGAGAATGTTGATTACGGTGATAATTTTGTATTTAGCCATCCGTTTAACACATTTGAAGAAGCATTTGATCGTTGTGATGAAGTTGCATATGGGTTAGGCTTTCATTTGGTAAAGGCTAAGTATCACATGGAAAAGAGTCCTCCGTATAAAATAGTGAAATGTGACCGACACGGACCGTATAATAGCAAGGCTAAGGATCCCTTGAAACCGCAAAGAAAATCGAAGACCAAAAAATTTATGTGTCCATTTTCATTAAGAATGATTAAAAAAGGTGAAGGTGTGTGGGTTGTTGTTCCGAAGTGCGGTGTTCACAATCACAAGTTTGGGAAGTTTCTAGAAGGTCACAGGCGTAGAGCGAAATTTACTGAAGAACAGAAAGAATTGATTAAGCAGTATCGGCAGTCTCACGTGAAACCGGGGATGGTTAGACATGCTTTTACGCTCG GTTACGCGTTAATTGAGAATGAGGGTAAAGAAGGGTATAATTGGGTTTTGAGAAGGTTAGAGTCATTGTTGGAACCAGGTGTGAGGCCAACAGTCATAGTTACGGATCACGAGCGTGGTCTACTTGCTGCACTTCCTGGTGTATTTCGTACTTCCCATCATTTCTTGTGCTTATTTCACGTATACACTGCAATTGAGGCTAGAGCAACGAACATGGAGAGGAATGGTAATTTTGGGAAAGCGTTAGCACACGGTGCTTGGAAGAAAGTTGTTGAAGCTAAAACATTTGATGAATGTACCATGGAGTGGAATGAGTTGCGGAAAAAATATTGTTGTCATCCTGCACTTATCAGTTATCTTGAGTTGACTTGGTGGCATAAAATCCATATGTTTGGCAAATGCTTTACCAATTTGGTGCTTCATTTTGGCAACACAACTACGTCTAGAGTTGAGTCCGCTCATGCTCAATTGAAGATGTGGTTAGGATCAGCTGAACTTACTCTTGACAGTATATGGAAACGGGCTGATGTTATGCTTCACGGGCAACATATTGAAATTCGTAAAACGTTGGAAGATTCTATAAGCAAGACAGTTGTTACTAATATGTATTATGGGAATATATTTTCAATGTTGAGTGGAAGAGTTTCGGCGACCGCCATTGAAGCAATGTTAGTCGAATATAATCGTGGGACTGAtctgggttattatttggaggaGAATTGTGGTTGCACATTATGGACGACCCATAAGCTATTGTGTGCTTGTCGGTTACATACAGTTTTCCATGAAGGTAAAAGAATTCATCCTGATGATTTACATGTGTTTTGGTCACGGTTAGCCTACACGGATTCCGGTCATCGACGTTTCGCCATAATGATGTGA
- the LOC141611573 gene encoding protein EARLY STARVATION 1, chloroplastic-like has protein sequence MAASSAGGFTTPFSTVKLRKLHDDVSFHNFHHCRSFELVDVVNTRRRVFGEERVNHFVCSKNENVGTIEEWRRKFDLKEKSLRRVRSQALPSLPFTTSPPTRFRSKPRCTPRNSGPQSRDTPPKRDTGIANEKDWGISLLNGNVNEAGINEDGSTWYRESGDELGENGYRCRWTRMGGQSQDGSTEWKETWWEKSDWTGYKELGVEKSGRNAEGDSWWETWQEMLHQDEWSNIARIERSAQKQAKSGAENAGWHEKWWEKYDAKGWTEKGAHKYGRLNEQSWWEKWGEHYDGRGSVLKWTDKWAETELGTKWGDKWEEKFFAGIGSRQGETWHASPGGERWSRTWGEEHFGNGKVHKYGKSTTGESWDIEVDEGTYYEAEPHYGWADVVGDSTQLLSIEPQNRPPGVYPNPPSPPDDMSDSRPSS, from the exons ATGGCGGCGAGTTCAGCAGGTGGATTTACGACGCCGTTTTCAACCGTAAAGCTTCGTAAATTACACGACGATGTTTCGTTCCATAACTTTCACCATTGCCGAAGCTTCGAGCTCGTCGACGTCGTAAATACTCGGCGCCGTGTTTTCGGAGAGGAGAGAGTTAATCACTTCGTATGTTCGAAGAATGAAAATGTCGGAACAATCGAAGAATGGCGAAGAAAGTTCGATCTAAAGGAGAAGAGTCTTCGAAGAGTTCGTAGCCAAGCTTTGCCTTCTTTGCCTTTCACCACCTCTCCTCC AACCCGCTTTCGCTCGAAACCCAGGTGTACACCACGTAATTCTGGTCCACAGTCACGTGATACACCACCCAAGAGAG ATACTGGTATTGCAAACGAGAAAGATTGGGGCATCAGCTTGTTAAATGGAAATGTGAATGAAGCAGGCATCAATGAAGATGGCAGTACGTGGTACCGTGAAAGCGGTGATGAACTTGGAGAAAATGGTTACAGATGCCGATGGACAAGAATGGGTGGTCAGTCTCAAGATGGTTCGACAGAATGGAAAGAAACG TGGTGGGAGAAAAGTGACTGGACTGGATATAAAGAGCTAG GTGTGGAGAAATCTGGAAGAAATGCCGAGGGGGATTCATGGTGGGAAACATGGCAAGAAATGCTTCATCAAGATGAATGGAG CAATATAGCAAGGATAGAGAGAAGTGCACAGAAACAGGCAAAATCAGGCGCTGAAAATGCAGGATGGCATGAAAAATG GTGGGAGAAATATGATGCCAAAGGTTGGACAGAGAAAGGAGCACACAAGTATGGCCGATTGAATGAACAGTCATGGTGGGAGAAGTGGGGAGAGCACTATGACGGAAGAGGATCTGTCTTAAAATG GACAGACAAGTGGGCAGAGACAGAACTTGGTACTAAATGGGGAGATAAATGGGAAGAGAAATTTTTTGCGGGCATTGGCTCACGACAAGGAGAAACTTGGCACGCATCTCCTGGTGGTGAAC GCTGGTCTAGGACATGGGGTGAAGAACATTTTGGAAATGG CAAGGTCCACAAGTATGGAAAGAGCACAACTGGAGAAAGTTGGGATATAGAGGTGGACGAGGGAACATATTACGA GGCTGAACCCCATTACGGATGGGCGGACGTGGTAGGTGACTCAACACAGCTGCTTTCAATCGAACCACAGAATAGGCCGCCAGGAGTTTATCCAAACCCGCCTTCTCCTCCTGATGATATGTCTGATTCGCGACCTTCCTCTTGA